The following are from one region of the Dreissena polymorpha isolate Duluth1 chromosome 2, UMN_Dpol_1.0, whole genome shotgun sequence genome:
- the LOC127870332 gene encoding uncharacterized protein LOC127870332 → MRPNCKQPTPTRTKNEDPRLFTREAKCQKIVCEICESSHAKAYCMQCKQYMCSSCHWYHGMFFVTRYHTTVTRETFNSCHACKNDNDNFYTKHLALEYTDIASDCCCKFIYSNHSKTCTSGTIFIGAVNTMHDFYFVKRKFSVVDNIKTECIVVQSRQQKIEMAQKKIDDYRSWLQTTCISDMHLNKLWISTGDNRIYQLDIQTKTLTTAFITEGACYGFALFDGGFAIIVLSKTDYDLSEWQIKLFTRSGVLKGELADKTEKNLLKTPKYLQSNANEDILYSSDSGTNSVIAINSRGHVLFVFTSTSMFAPGSLAVDLEGNIYVACDQGVLQIHKDGEKSRLVLKLKDNKPGVQAVFFDRKHNCLVVLKDSKTASVFRFVDCIKNVSNASDFNKQE, encoded by the coding sequence ATGCGTCCTAACTGCAAGCAGCCAACACCAACTCGCACTAAAAATGAAGACCCGCGGCTATTTACGCGAGAAGCAAAATGCCAAAAGATAGTATGTGAAATATGTGAGTCTTCGCATGCAAAGGCATATTGCATGCAGTGTAAACAATATATGTGCTCGTCATGTCATTGGTATCATGGCATGTTTTTTGTCACTAGATATCACACGACAGTGACGCGGGAGACGTTTAACTCGTGCCATGCATGTAAAAACGACAATGACAATTTTTATACGAAACATCTTGCTTTGGAATATACAGATATTGCATCGGATTGCTGCTGTAAATTTATATATTCAAATCATTCAAAAACCTGCACTTCTGGTACTATATTCATTGGAGCAGTAAACACAATGCATgacttttattttgttaaacgAAAATTTTCTGTTGTTGATAACATTAAAACAGAATGTATTGTTGTTCAAAGCCGTCAACAGAAGATTGAAATGGCTCAGAAGAAAATCGACGACTATCGTTCTTGGCTACAAACTACGTGCATATCAGACAtgcatttgaacaaactttggaTTAGCACTGGGGACAACCGGATTTATCAATTAGACATTCAAACTAAAACGTTGACGACAGCTTTTATTACTGAGGGTGCATGCTATGGATTTGCGTTATTCGATGGCGGTTTTGCGATCATCGTATTATCTAAAACGGACTATGATTTATCTGAATGGCAAATTAAGTTGTTTACGCGATCTGGAGTTCTTAAGGGCGAGTTGGCAGACAAAACGGAGAAGAACCTGTTGAAAACTCCGAAATACCTGCAATCAAATGCTAATGAAGACATTTTGTATAGCTCTGATAGCGGAACAAACTCTGTGATTGCAATAAATTCGCGTGGTCATGTTCTTTTCGTATTCACTTCTACTTCTATGTTTGCACCAGGAAGTCTCGCGGTAGATTTGGAAGGTAATATTTATGTTGCCTGTGATCAAGGTGTGTTGCAGATTCATAAAGACGGGGAAAAGAGCAGATTGGTACTGAAGCTTAAGGATAATAAGCCTGGCGTACAAGCAGTTTTCTTTGACAGAAAACATAATTGTCTTGTTGTTTTAAAGGACAGTAAAACAGCTAGTGTATTTCGCTTCGTAGATTGCATCAAGAACGTATCAAACGCATCTGATTTCAACAAACAAGAATGA